The Candidatus Neomarinimicrobiota bacterium genomic interval GCCCGCAGAAAAGGGGGCTGGCAGGGTTAACCGCTTCCCCCTGCTGCCGCCGGGCTTCCAGGTACCGGCCTAGAGCTTGGCCCGCAGCACTGCCAAAAGCCACTACGCGCTCCTTGTTACCCTTCCCCAGCACCCGCATCGTATTCTGAGTGAAGGAGACATCCCCCACCGTTAGACTGGTCAGTTCAGCTAACCGGATACCCGTGGCATAAAAGGTTTCCAGGATAGCCCGATCCCTGAGCCCCATGAGAGAATCCTCTGGTGGCAGCTCCACCAGCCGTATGGCCTGGTCTTCGCGTAAAAATTCCGGCAGGTAGCGGGGAAATTTTGGGGTTCTGATATCAGCGGCCGGATTGACGGAGATAACCTCAGCCCGGTTGAGATACTTGAAAAACGATTTGAGCGCCGCCAGCTTCCGCGCCACCGACCGAGCCCCCAGCCCCCGCTCTCTGAGATAGCCCAGAAAATGGCGGATAGTCTGGCGGTCAATGCGTTCAGGATGCCAGGCAAGCTCCCCATCATAGTCGGCCATAAAACCGGTAAAATCCTCCAGGTCTCGCCAGTAGGCCTTGATGGTCAGGGGCGAATA includes:
- a CDS encoding site-specific integrase, with amino-acid sequence MPDVKTELDHCTQDFLDYLAQERRYSPLTIKAYWRDLEDFTGFMADYDGELAWHPERIDRQTIRHFLGYLRERGLGARSVARKLAALKSFFKYLNRAEVISVNPAADIRTPKFPRYLPEFLREDQAIRLVELPPEDSLMGLRDRAILETFYATGIRLAELTSLTVGDVSFTQNTMRVLGKGNKERVVAFGSAAGQALGRYLEARRQQGEAVNPASPLFCG